A single Bacteroidales bacterium DNA region contains:
- a CDS encoding MotA/TolQ/ExbB proton channel family protein — protein MLGILLQVVTNVADTAAKTVNQVVNTPVAEKPVESISFLDLLEKGGVIMIPIALLSIIAIYVFIERYFSIRKATREESNFMNSIREFILAGKVDSALALCKSTNKPIASMIKKGIMRIGRPLKEIEEAIEIIGKFEVYKLERNLVILSICAGVAPMLGFVGTIIGVIKIFHDISLSGDVSINSVSAGLYTKMVSSAAGLIVGVISFIFYHWLNIMIEKAVQKMEHAAVEFMDLLQEPTK, from the coding sequence ATGTTAGGAATATTATTGCAAGTAGTAACCAATGTTGCTGACACAGCAGCCAAAACAGTAAATCAGGTTGTAAATACACCGGTTGCTGAAAAACCTGTAGAATCGATTTCATTTTTAGACCTGCTGGAAAAAGGAGGAGTCATTATGATTCCTATAGCATTGCTCTCAATCATTGCGATTTATGTTTTTATTGAACGATATTTTTCAATTAGAAAAGCTACTCGTGAAGAAAGTAATTTTATGAATAGCATTCGTGAATTCATTTTAGCTGGGAAAGTCGATTCAGCTTTGGCACTTTGTAAATCTACCAATAAGCCTATTGCAAGCATGATAAAAAAAGGGATAATGCGAATTGGTCGTCCGCTCAAAGAAATTGAAGAAGCAATAGAAATTATAGGAAAATTTGAAGTTTATAAACTTGAAAGAAACTTAGTTATTCTTTCAATCTGTGCTGGAGTAGCTCCAATGCTTGGTTTTGTGGGAACAATTATAGGTGTAATCAAAATTTTTCACGATATTTCTCTATCGGGTGATGTAAGTATAAATAGTGTTTCAGCAGGCTTATATACAAAAATGGTATCAAGTGCAGCAGGATTGATAGTTGGAGTTATATCATTTATTTTTTATCATTGGTTAAATATAATGATTG